Proteins from one Amycolatopsis endophytica genomic window:
- a CDS encoding ATP-binding cassette domain-containing protein: MRVHADRVTVDGPHGTVLPPTSLTVDEGELAFVHGEPGAGITAFGLALTGRMKPATGLVTVDGKTGAAKLRAVSAVVDAPGITAPEESLPVRMVVAEECSIGKLPAGKDAVARWLDDHDLAGRAGVRFEHLSPAERTRLLTALAAARPGVGLLVLDTPDRHTSDVDSWAGLAKEYAGRGFAVVVLTATAPPEVLPAPPVRIGQPETVVPEGDPQ; encoded by the coding sequence GTGCGCGTGCACGCCGACCGGGTCACCGTCGATGGGCCGCACGGCACCGTGCTGCCGCCGACGTCGCTCACCGTCGACGAGGGCGAGCTGGCCTTCGTGCACGGCGAACCCGGTGCCGGGATCACCGCGTTCGGCCTCGCGCTCACCGGGCGGATGAAGCCCGCCACCGGCCTCGTGACCGTCGACGGCAAGACCGGTGCCGCGAAGCTGCGCGCCGTGAGCGCCGTGGTGGACGCGCCGGGGATCACCGCGCCCGAAGAGTCGCTGCCGGTGCGGATGGTGGTCGCCGAGGAGTGCTCGATCGGGAAACTGCCCGCGGGCAAGGACGCCGTCGCGCGGTGGCTGGATGACCACGACCTGGCCGGCCGCGCCGGGGTCCGGTTCGAGCACCTGTCCCCCGCCGAGCGCACCCGCCTGCTCACCGCGCTCGCCGCGGCCCGCCCGGGGGTAGGGCTGCTCGTGCTCGACACCCCCGACCGGCACACCAGCGACGTGGACAGCTGGGCCGGTCTCGCCAAGGAGTACGCGGGCCGCGGGTTCGCCGTCGTCGTGCTGACCGCCACCGCGCCGCCCGAGGTGCTGCCCGCTCCCCCGGTGCGCATCGGGCAACCCGAAACCGTTGTCCCGGAAGGAGATCCGCAGTGA
- a CDS encoding YhgE/Pip domain-containing protein has product MTGLRLAAGELRRLTSGRLPRLAVAALVLVPLLYASFYLYANFDPYGRLGKLPAAIVNEDTGTADRNVGDEVTSSVVGSGTFQWHEVSAAEAGAGVRDDRYSFTITIPRDFSAALLSSGNLDPQRATIRLTTNDANNYLSHTIANQVAEQIRGTIAEKVGSEAANRFLMGFSTIYQQTQQAVDGATRLADGSGRLLTGQRQLADGAQQLAAGSAQLSGGLSTLKSSTATLPQSTRQLADGAQQVADGNSRIAAAGSVVASGAADLVSSLDDVNGQLTDRLRSAGLSEADIQRVQGVLGDLRAPVDQANAEIQQTSGQLNQLADGASQVAAGANTLANSAPALAGGIAQAADGANTLSTGASQLDDGEKTALSGTQELADGAAQLRDGLNDGLRQIPNPDDPTRTATADTIADPVTVNSVGVASAGTYGAGLAPFFLALATWIGAFVLFLLIRPLSSRAIAAGTAPLRIALGGWLPSALLGIAQVVVLFAAVTWFVGIHVAHPLGALAFTVLASLTFTAIVHALNAFFGAVGKFLGLVLLVLQLVSAGGTFPWQTLPDALYPLHVVLPMGYVVDGLRHLLYTGASLQNLLDVGVLVAYLVGALALSALAARRQRVWTVSKLQPELSL; this is encoded by the coding sequence GTGACCGGCTTGCGCCTGGCCGCCGGCGAGCTGCGCCGCCTGACCTCCGGCAGGCTGCCCAGGCTCGCCGTGGCGGCACTCGTCCTCGTCCCGCTGCTCTACGCCTCGTTCTACCTCTACGCCAACTTCGACCCCTACGGACGGCTCGGCAAACTGCCCGCGGCGATCGTCAACGAGGACACCGGCACCGCCGACCGCAACGTGGGCGACGAGGTCACCTCCTCGGTCGTCGGCTCGGGCACCTTCCAATGGCACGAGGTCTCCGCCGCCGAAGCCGGCGCCGGGGTGCGCGACGACCGCTACTCCTTCACCATCACCATCCCGCGCGACTTCTCCGCGGCGCTGCTGTCCAGCGGCAACCTCGATCCGCAACGGGCGACGATCCGGCTGACCACCAACGACGCGAACAACTACCTCTCCCACACCATCGCCAACCAGGTGGCCGAGCAGATCCGCGGCACGATCGCGGAAAAGGTCGGCAGCGAGGCCGCGAACCGGTTCCTGATGGGCTTTTCCACGATCTACCAGCAGACCCAGCAGGCCGTGGACGGCGCCACCCGGCTCGCCGACGGATCCGGCCGCCTGCTCACCGGGCAGCGCCAACTCGCCGACGGCGCCCAGCAGCTGGCCGCCGGCAGCGCCCAGCTCTCCGGCGGTCTGTCCACGCTGAAGTCGAGCACCGCGACGCTGCCGCAGAGCACGCGGCAACTGGCCGACGGCGCACAGCAGGTGGCCGACGGCAACAGCCGGATCGCCGCGGCCGGGTCCGTCGTGGCCTCCGGTGCGGCGGATCTGGTCAGTAGCCTGGATGACGTGAACGGGCAGCTCACCGACCGGCTGCGCTCGGCCGGGCTGTCCGAGGCCGACATCCAGCGCGTCCAGGGTGTGCTCGGCGACCTTCGGGCGCCGGTCGACCAGGCCAACGCCGAGATCCAGCAGACGTCCGGGCAGCTGAACCAGCTCGCCGACGGCGCCAGCCAGGTCGCCGCGGGCGCGAACACGCTCGCGAACTCGGCACCGGCACTGGCAGGCGGGATCGCCCAGGCCGCCGACGGCGCGAACACACTGTCCACCGGCGCGTCCCAGCTCGACGACGGCGAGAAGACCGCGCTGTCGGGCACCCAGGAACTGGCGGACGGCGCCGCTCAGCTGCGCGACGGCCTGAACGACGGGCTGCGGCAGATCCCCAACCCCGACGATCCGACCCGCACCGCGACGGCCGACACCATCGCCGACCCGGTCACCGTGAACTCGGTCGGCGTCGCCTCGGCCGGGACCTACGGCGCCGGACTCGCCCCGTTCTTCCTCGCACTGGCCACGTGGATCGGCGCGTTCGTGTTGTTCCTGCTGATCCGGCCGCTGTCGTCGCGGGCGATCGCGGCGGGCACCGCGCCGCTGCGGATCGCGCTCGGCGGGTGGCTGCCCTCGGCGCTGCTCGGGATCGCGCAGGTCGTGGTGCTGTTCGCCGCGGTCACCTGGTTCGTCGGCATCCACGTCGCGCATCCGCTGGGGGCGCTGGCGTTCACGGTGCTGGCGTCGCTGACGTTCACCGCGATCGTGCACGCGCTCAACGCGTTCTTCGGCGCGGTCGGCAAGTTCCTCGGGCTGGTCCTGCTGGTGCTGCAACTCGTCAGCGCGGGCGGCACGTTCCCGTGGCAGACGCTGCCCGACGCGCTGTACCCGCTGCACGTCGTGCTGCCGATGGGCTACGTCGTCGACGGGCTGCGCCACCTCCTCTACACCGGGGCTTCCCTGCAGAACCTGCTCGACGTCGGTGTCCTCGTCGCCTACCTGGTGGGGGCGCTCGCGTTGTCGGCGCTGGCCGCGCGCAGGCAACGCGTGTGGACGGTGTCGAAGCTGCAACCGGAGCTGAGCCTGTGA
- a CDS encoding TetR/AcrR family transcriptional regulator produces the protein MSPRGENTKQKLFEATLRLATAKGLAGLTVDEIAAEAGVAKGTVYYNFGSKDGLIDALLRYGVGQLAGRLREHTGEPDPVTALESLVDTGLAFIAEYRGFSQILVSELWRTPGQWQETLSLLREDIISIVKEQLQRVADAGRLPEGVEVPTAAAGLFGTLLVVALDWQVFQPQRTRAEVRDGIMLLVRGVARGN, from the coding sequence GTGAGCCCGCGCGGGGAGAACACCAAGCAGAAGCTCTTCGAAGCCACGCTCCGGCTCGCGACGGCGAAGGGCCTGGCCGGGCTCACGGTCGACGAGATCGCGGCCGAGGCCGGGGTCGCCAAGGGCACGGTCTACTACAACTTCGGCAGCAAGGACGGGCTGATCGACGCGCTGCTGCGCTACGGCGTCGGCCAGCTCGCCGGGCGGCTGCGCGAGCACACCGGCGAGCCCGACCCGGTGACAGCGCTGGAGTCGCTGGTGGACACCGGGCTGGCGTTCATCGCCGAGTACCGCGGCTTTTCGCAGATCCTGGTCAGCGAGCTGTGGCGGACGCCGGGCCAGTGGCAGGAAACCCTGTCGCTACTACGCGAGGACATCATCTCGATCGTCAAGGAGCAGCTGCAACGGGTCGCCGACGCCGGGCGCCTGCCCGAGGGTGTGGAGGTGCCCACGGCCGCGGCCGGCCTGTTCGGCACCCTGCTGGTGGTCGCGCTGGACTGGCAGGTGTTCCAGCCGCAGCGCACGCGCGCCGAAGTGCGCGACGGCATCATGCTCCTCGTCCGCGGGGTCGCGCGCGGAAACTGA
- a CDS encoding dihydrofolate reductase family protein — MRKLVVTAFISADGVMQAPGGPDEDRDGGFGHGGWAVPFVGERVLEVMSEFTRGAGALLLGRRTYEEFAATWPLADDPHGDLMNGLPKYVASRTLGAVGWRNTTLLRGKAAETVAELKRGDGGDIQVHGSSGLIQTLLAHDLADEFQLLVFPVLTGPGKRLFGDGTAAGGLELTHTERLPRGGLLHRYTRAGKLEYGAMGPETGNW; from the coding sequence ATGCGGAAACTGGTGGTCACGGCGTTCATCTCGGCCGATGGCGTCATGCAGGCGCCCGGCGGGCCCGACGAGGACCGCGACGGCGGTTTCGGCCACGGCGGCTGGGCGGTGCCGTTCGTCGGCGAGCGGGTCCTGGAGGTGATGTCCGAGTTCACCCGCGGGGCAGGCGCGCTGCTGCTCGGGCGCCGGACCTACGAGGAGTTCGCGGCGACCTGGCCGCTGGCCGACGACCCGCACGGCGACCTGATGAACGGCCTGCCCAAGTACGTGGCCTCGCGGACGCTGGGGGCCGTCGGGTGGCGGAACACCACACTGCTGCGGGGCAAGGCCGCCGAAACCGTCGCGGAGCTCAAGCGTGGCGACGGCGGCGACATCCAGGTCCACGGCAGCAGCGGGCTGATCCAGACGCTGCTCGCCCACGATCTGGCCGACGAGTTCCAGCTGCTGGTGTTCCCGGTGCTGACCGGGCCCGGCAAGCGGCTGTTCGGCGACGGGACGGCCGCGGGCGGGCTGGAGCTGACCCACACCGAGCGGCTGCCGCGCGGCGGGCTGCTGCACCGGTACACCCGCGCGGGCAAGCTCGAATATGGTGCGATGGGCCCGGAAACGGGCAACTGGTGA
- a CDS encoding YciI family protein: MPQYAILIYEKETPNGPADIPPEVMEANLAVGPKIEAMGARVVHEQGLQPVAQARTIHQGGAVTDGPFLESKEVIAGFFVVETTGLEQAVEIGKLLPIMDGAVEVRPLLEM, translated from the coding sequence ATGCCGCAGTACGCGATCCTGATCTATGAGAAGGAAACCCCGAACGGGCCGGCCGACATCCCGCCGGAGGTCATGGAGGCCAACCTCGCCGTCGGCCCGAAGATCGAGGCCATGGGCGCGCGGGTGGTGCACGAGCAGGGGCTGCAGCCGGTGGCCCAGGCCCGCACGATCCATCAGGGCGGCGCGGTCACCGACGGTCCCTTCCTGGAGAGCAAGGAGGTGATCGCCGGGTTCTTCGTGGTCGAGACGACCGGGCTGGAGCAGGCGGTCGAGATCGGGAAGCTGCTGCCGATCATGGACGGCGCGGTCGAGGTGCGGCCGCTGCTCGAGATGTGA
- a CDS encoding RNA polymerase sigma factor — protein sequence MTTVRQAIDDAHRHEWARVLAATVRVTRDLDLAEECVQDAYAAALAAWGRDGIPDRPAAWLTTAARHNALDVLRRAATLRAKLPLLIEPAPGPVPPEDPLRLVFLCCHPALSPEAQVALTLRVVGGVPTPDVAAAFLVTEPTMAARITRAKKKISAAGIPFRMPSPAELPARLDAVLTTIHLLFTTGHTAPSGTALTRVSCAERAIELARLLVTLLPGEREARGLLALMLAGHARRATRTDEAGRLLLLSEQDRSRWDAESIAEADSLVVSALRGGRPGRFTLQAAIAMLHASAPAYEETDWPQILLLYDELAKVWPSPVVALNRAVAVAMVDGPATALTAVTALEDDPRLSGYRYLPAIKADLLRRLERFAEAATAYEEALRLTDNEAERTFLTGRLTEVRR from the coding sequence GTGACCACGGTCCGGCAGGCGATCGACGACGCGCACCGGCACGAGTGGGCCAGGGTGCTCGCCGCGACGGTGCGCGTCACGCGCGATCTCGATCTGGCGGAGGAATGCGTCCAGGACGCCTACGCCGCCGCGCTCGCCGCCTGGGGCCGCGACGGAATCCCGGACCGTCCGGCCGCGTGGCTCACCACGGCGGCGCGGCACAACGCGCTGGACGTCCTGCGGCGCGCGGCCACCCTGCGGGCGAAGCTGCCGCTGCTCATCGAGCCCGCGCCCGGCCCCGTGCCGCCCGAAGACCCGCTGCGGCTGGTGTTCCTGTGCTGCCACCCCGCGCTGTCGCCGGAAGCGCAGGTCGCGCTGACATTGCGGGTCGTGGGCGGGGTGCCGACACCGGATGTGGCGGCGGCGTTCCTGGTCACCGAACCGACGATGGCCGCGCGGATCACGCGGGCGAAAAAGAAGATCAGCGCCGCGGGGATCCCGTTCCGGATGCCCTCGCCCGCCGAACTGCCCGCCCGGCTCGACGCCGTCCTGACGACGATCCACCTGCTGTTCACGACGGGTCACACCGCGCCGTCCGGGACCGCGTTGACGCGGGTTTCGTGCGCGGAGCGGGCGATCGAGCTGGCGCGGTTGCTGGTCACGCTGCTGCCGGGCGAACGCGAGGCACGGGGGCTGCTGGCGCTGATGCTGGCCGGACATGCCCGCCGCGCGACCCGCACGGACGAGGCCGGGCGGCTGCTGCTCCTGTCCGAACAGGACCGTTCCCGGTGGGACGCGGAGTCGATCGCCGAGGCGGACTCACTGGTGGTGTCCGCACTGCGGGGCGGCCGTCCCGGACGGTTCACGCTGCAGGCGGCGATCGCGATGCTCCACGCGAGCGCACCCGCGTACGAGGAGACGGACTGGCCGCAGATCCTGCTGCTCTACGACGAGCTGGCGAAGGTGTGGCCGTCGCCGGTGGTCGCGCTGAACCGGGCGGTCGCGGTGGCGATGGTGGACGGCCCGGCCACCGCGCTGACCGCGGTGACGGCCCTGGAAGACGACCCGCGCCTGTCCGGGTACCGCTACCTGCCCGCCATCAAGGCCGATCTGCTGCGACGACTGGAACGCTTCGCCGAGGCCGCGACCGCCTACGAGGAAGCGCTGCGGTTGACGGACAACGAGGCCGAGCGCACGTTCCTCACCGGCCGTCTCACCGAGGTACGTCGGTAG